The DNA region tgtgatctcaccatgtgGGTAAACTTGCAGGTTCCAAAGCACTCTCTGTGTAATGTAGCTTCTTTTTGGTTCAGGTGTACCATACTTCTATCTCACTTCAGTTTTCATCCCACTGTGTCCAACAATAGTTTTTCTTCGACTGCATAAATTTCCAGGGTGCCTCGGGAGCGTGAGTTCGGgttgtgtctttcatccactaaCCATCCTTCCATCACGCCTCTGGTTTTTATCCATCAATCTGTAACCCAACATCCAAACagttgaaaataaaagaaatcaaaggaaacttaactttaaaaaaaatgaaaaaccaaaacggaaaataaattaaaacaatgaaaggaacccccccacacttgaactaaacattgaccccAATGTTTAAACCCAAATGCAAGAGGGACTTACAGTGCCTACTGCGGAGGAGGGTGCTGTGGAAATTGCAACATCATATGTTGCATCATCCTTTGAATATCATCAATGGCAGCCCCTTGACGGAGCTGCTCTGTCACGATCCGATCAATCTCCGCTCCCTGGCGAGCCTGCTCAACACGGAACTGCTCCATGTCCATGGGTGTCCATCCAACAGAGGAGGCTCCCATACCTCTGTGGTGAGAGGTGTGAGGGTGAGGAACAACCCTCTCCCTTGCCGGTGCATCTTCCTCCCTCGTATCACCTGCAAGAAATTCATCTTCTCCCGCCTCTTCGGGGTCAACAGAGGTATACAACCAATTCTCATTGTTATCAACATTAGTTTTATCGGTGTTCGGTAAGCGGAACAGCCGGCGTGTTCGGCTTACCAACACATACCCATGACGACTTTGTTCGAGCATGCCTTGCGTACACAGGGCATTGAGGTCAAGCTTACCCAATGCCTGCATCGGGGTTTCTCCGTCCAACACCGGCCTACAACCACACCAGTCAGCAATTTGTGTTATCATACCTCCCACAGAAATGGCTCCTGAGCTGGCACGCCCCATGGTACCTAAATGGTCCGCGGCGAATGCTGCCACATTCACTGGTTCCTCATTAACCATGGCATGCATCAAATATAACTCCCGCTTTGCCGCTACACCTGTACTATCTCCTCGTCCAAACAAGGTGAATGCTAACCCTTTTTGAGCATATCGGAAGCACGGGTTTTGAATCCATGATGCTTTTGCACTCCGGGGTTCGTACTGTGGTAAACCTGTAATAGAGGACCAAAAGGAACCTGCAGAAAAGTCATTTGGCACTGCCCCGGATCCTACCAATGGTAACCGGAGGCATTGCCCAAGCTGAATAACCGACATCGAGTAATCTTCGTTATAAAGTCGGAAACTCATAGTACCAAAATATTCATAGACATGACCAGTCCAATTTTTTTCCAATTTAAATTTAACAGTGCTTAGGAACTCTAGAGTGATGCGTTCATAGGTAGGCACATCAGCATGCATAAATTCAAAAATACCTAAATTGTGGAACATTTGGGATACATCATCTAGAATTCCTAAAGCACTCATAGTATCATCACAAACATACCTTGTAGGTACAAGCTTCCTTTTAAGGTGAGTCTTGTACCTTTCAACATGATCATCATCCTCAAAAATGATTCCGTGTGCATTTGGCATCCGCCGGGACCTTTGTCTCGGTCTTGAGGTCTCTACCACGGCCTTTCCTCGGTCGGCTCTTTTCGGGGGCATAATGGTCACCTGAAAAGTTAGCGGAAAAAAAATAGTGGAGATAGAGAAAAATAATACCGTCACGGTGTAGAGTGCGAGAAACGGCCCAACTTTTGTGAAGGGACTTTGAAAAAAATTGGTTGGATGATGATGAAAGTTGAGGTTTAAAGTGAAGGTGGTTATGGAGTTAGAGAGGTTTGAGAGAAAAATAGGGTTGGAGGAGATGAAGTGGCTGAAAAGTGAGTGGGGGAGAGGTAAAAGGTATTTAAAAACATGTGGGCCCCACTCCAACGTCtctaaatttaaaaaaaaaatctgaGTTACGCATTGCAACACGGCCCGTGCTGGACCACACGGTCGGCCGTGTTGCACCCCTGGAAAATGTATGGGAAAAATGTAAGCAtgcaacacggcccgtgttggcaCACACGGCTGCCCGTGTTGCTCCTCTGGAAAATGTATTAGCTTCTGAAAATTGAGCAACACGGCCCGTGCTAGCTcacacggccggccgtgttgcaCCTCTTTTCTGACTACTTCCTTCATTGCTGGGTTAAGTCGTTGTTGAGGTTGGACAACCGgcttgtgatcatcttccatgagaattttGTGCATGCATATTGTAGGGTTTATTCCCTTCAAATTCTCTGTGTCGAGGACGACATATCTGAGGTTCTCCGGTAGTTGTTCCAATTCGGTTCCCTTCTTTTGTTCATCTTTCTTTTCTTCCACTAAGGGTTGCCTTAAATCTTTCCACCGGTTGTGTCGATAACTTTTAAAAGGTGGTGATGCTTCCGTCATGGCTGAAACTTCCATATCTTTCTCGTTAACTACTTCCTCTTTGTTAAAAATTGATAAGCTCAACACCCTTTCCAAGGGTAATTTTTGTGTTGTCAAGCAATTTTTCTTTTCACATATTTGATTGATTGTCTCAATATGTTGGCTAGTGGCGACCTCATCCTTGTACTTCATGGTGTTTCGCacatcaatttttaactcttcatcatacaCTTTCAAAGTCATCGTGCCTTCTTCTATGTCGATCAAACATCTCCCGGTCTCTAAAAATGGTCTCCCCAAAATGAttggtatctcttcatcttccggcatttccAAAATGACAAAATCCACCGGAAATACAAACTTGTCGATCTATACTAGCACATCTTCTACTATCCCGTAGGGTCTCTTCACAGAGCGGTCAGCAAACTGGAGTGTCATTCTCGTATCTTGAATTTTACCTATCCCCAACTTCTTATAGATAGACAGCGGCATAAGACTTACACTCGCTCCCAAATCAATTAGAGCTTTCTTGAAGGATCTATCTCCAATGGCACACGGAATGGTCAGAGAACCTCGATCCTTCTTTTTCACCGGAACCTTCATACCCTGCAACATGGCATTACAAGTTTCCGTTAGAATAATCGGGTTAGTTTCTATGGTCCGCTTCTTcgagatgatgtctttcatgaactttgCGTAGGTAGGCATTTGCTCAAGCGCCTCCAAGAAAGGAATGTTTAGCTCAAGCTTTTTAAACATTTCCAAGaacttctcaaagtttttctcatgctgccctttcttcttatttcttgttggGAATGGCAGTTTGACGGCCGGTTTTTGATCAATCACTTTATCTTTAACCACTCGTTCATCATGAGTGACCTCTTCATTTgcaacctcattttcttttatctCTAGATCAACTTCAAGCAATAAGTCTTCTTCTTCAGAACTCTTCTCAGGTATTTCTTTTGACTTACCATTCCTGGTGGTCACCGCATTCACATGATAATTTTCTCTTGGATTAGTAACCGTAGAACTTGGTAAAATTCCCTGTTGTGGAGAGCTCGCTAATTGTTGTGCTATCTGACTCATCTGGATTTCAAGATTCTTAATTGAAGCACTTGTGTTTTTTAAATTACTCCGGGTCTCTTCTTGAAATTGAGAGCTTTGAGCGGCCATCTTCTCAATGGCAAGCTCCCAATCAGCTTTTCTTGGTACCTGTTGCTGAAACTGTTGTTGATGCGGTTGTTGTTGCACATTTCCTTGTTGATCCTTCCATGAGAaattaggatggtttttccaacccggattgtatgtgtttGAA from Lathyrus oleraceus cultivar Zhongwan6 chromosome 1, CAAS_Psat_ZW6_1.0, whole genome shotgun sequence includes:
- the LOC127095883 gene encoding uncharacterized protein LOC127095883; translated protein: MAADPPPVERLLGDYRGANAPPGRMTIVNQPVNVAHFQLHPSTIRKLERRPFAGKINEDANKHLQRFLTMTTSLKIEGHSEEAKKLVMFPFTLSEDAEEWFYSLPAGSITTWQQMETTFLNEYFPASVYIRKRYDIVNFKQKEGESLGDAYKRFKRLLVACPTHNCDATEQMQNFVNGLRLKTKQLIDTAAGGSTNFTTATGIKKIIEAIAANEHLELYDRSVSQPEGIIDLKLANQVVKMEDQISAEVERRLKKMAIDTQTVAQVQQVQPTHTSNCEICGGPHLTVHCVATAQQIEEIKFLRQNNPYSNTYNPGWKNHPNFSWKDQQGNVQQQPHQQQFQQQVPRKADWELAIEKMAAQSSQFQEETRSNLKNTSASIKNLEIQMSQIAQQLASSPQQGILPSSTVTNPRENYHVNAVTTRNGKSKEIPEKSSEEEDLLLEVDLEIKENEVANEEVTHDERVVKDKVIDQKPAVKLPFPTRNKKKGQHEKNFEKFLEMFKKLELNIPFLEALEQMPTYAKFMKDIISKKRTIETNPIILTETCNAMLQGMKVPVKKKDRGSLTIPCAIGDRSFKKALIDLGASVSLMPLSIYKKLGIGKIQDTRMTLQFADRSVKRPYGIVEDVLV